DNA sequence from the Lycium barbarum isolate Lr01 chromosome 5, ASM1917538v2, whole genome shotgun sequence genome:
ACTCCTAGCTAGCTGAACTTGGAAcaagtccggagcctaaagggtataaaaatacacggtatttaccaaaacggaatgaccaaaaatttatataccaaaaggggtatatcgtgggctgatccacgatataccccaaaaaaaaaattcatctgACACACCAAGTCAACGAAAAAcaaaagggattttttttttaattgtataacgtggatcagtccacgttgtacaattataacttgtataacgtggatcagtccacgttatacaattaatatttttttcccagcgttttacaaaataggagtccggaaccaaaatgcccgaagtgtttttttccatactttgacgaacgattagtcgtgtgtcaagactccgaaacgtcaatattttatctagaacctgatatttttttctgcgtacaataatgtaggcccaatacatcaaggatacgtagacgttcggatagtcattttaggggttgaaaaggtgcccgaagtaagttttgtttgaaaaaacttagtgatttttccatactttgacgaACGATTAGTCGtttgtcaagactccgaaacgtcaatattttatatagaacctgatatttttttctgcgtacaataatgtaggctcaatacatcaaggatacgtagacgttcggatcgtcattttaggggttgaaaaggtgtccgaagtaagttttgtttgaaaactagttgtaaagtggtcaaactttagatggtcaaaactttgcgctcggacgtccgttttacgcgttttttttttgaacttgcgtattttttcgagatctacgcggacAAACCGCCTAgccgagccgatttttgaaaaaacaccttttatcccattcaatttttccccaaattggcctgaaattttcagatttatgtacttataagatgatgatacgcaatagatttcaacgtaaaaattccggggtaatgtagctgtgaatgtcaatttcacttccgtggtttcaatttttgaaaataaagctgactaattttctcgacatataaagttgactaaaataaccttacagtcaaacactaagttttttcaaacaaaacttacttcgggttcaggagcgcggactacaactagaaggaggaatgaagtgtagtacgtgcaagcaaacaggtcataaaaAGAATCGCTGCCtcgacagaaatcagtagttgttgttgcttgttggtttttatgttttttcttaagttgtacgatcgttgtttccttatgtaatattccaagaatatataacatgtcttgtaccgtttaatagttagtatgtaatttaacatttactactcagttaatgtgtgacgtttatttaacttatattttatttttttatttttgttcgcatatataacacatttaattatgacatgtgttaaaatatttatttgagttaatcatgctttaaaaatttaaaaaatcaataatttttttttattaaaaacataaccgaatatgatttaaatttaGGCAACGTATTACCAAGTATTTGTTAAACGGGATAAAAattttaattgtataacgtggatcagtccacgttatacaatttttaaaaaaaaaatgtttttcgtTGACTTGGTGTGTcagatgaattttttttttggggtatatcgtggatcagtccacgatataccccatttggtatataaatttttggtcatTCCGTTTTGataaataccgtgtatttttataccatTTAGGCTCTGGACTCAACTTGGAACACTAGATCAAAGGGTCATTCATTAGCCTTATTAGTCAAATGCATTGTAAGTAATTAATTAGAGATTTAACATTTCTAAATGGATGTGTTGATTTTTTGGATGCAGTTATATGATATCTGCAGATGCGATTGGAATGGCCTACACATTGCTAATAGTTTGGTTAACAATTTCCCATGTGAAATCTGGAAGTCCCATTGACAGTGGCCTTGCTTATTTTGAATTCTACAGTGATAAGGTACGTAAATATTCAActgtgatttttcaaaaataaaataaaaattgaagtACTTgggaacaacaaaaaaaaattcacatcCAGCCTTTTCCAAATTTATTATGTGAGGCTATAAATTGACTGATAGAATGTAATTTAGGGGTTAATTTCATGAATGGTTATTTAACTTTTTGTTTACTGTACCAAAGTCTAAAAATTGATTTTCTGATAGGAAAGTAATCAACTGTGCTATATAAATcacaaaaaatgaaataaaaaaatcgAAAAATGTTAATCTTGGTCCCAGCAACACACAAGTAAGTTGTCACTTCAATAATTTACCTTATCTACCACATAGCACCATctgaaaaaaattaaaagaaccTATTTTCCGAcccaaagaaaagaaataaaaaaaaaaactcatgatCGATATGCCATACGGTGAAAGAAATCGAGTATTAGGTTGGATTTAATAAAAGagttatatatttatttatttattaagtgGCGTCACGTGAATATTATGCTAGATGAGTTGCTGAGATGACGATATTTGGAAGATAATTTTATACATGGGACAGTCTAATTGTGTTTTTCGAGGTCGAATTTATTATTTCTCGACTTCTTTATATTAGGTTGGATTTAATAAAAGagttatatatgtatttatttattaAGTGGCGTCACGTGAATAATATGCTAGATGAGTTGCTGAGATGACGATATTTGGAAGATAATTTTATACATGGGACAGTCTACTTGTTTTTATCGAGGTCGAATTTATTATTTCTCGACTTCTTTAGAATCCGTGAATCGTGAGATATTGGCATAGTTGACCAATTTTTCTgttataaaaaatcaattttgtgACTATAGTGCAATAAACTGAAAATTAGATGACCTTCGTGAAATTAACCCAGTATTTTTAACAAGAAAAGAGATTATGCTCTTGTGGTGTATATAGTCACTACTAGAAACATAAGTTTTTCCAACCGACATTCAGTGAGAAATTTGAGTTATAAAACATTTCTCATCTCATTCTCACCGAAAACAGGTTTCCATTGAAACGCTGGGAAACTTCCTAATTTTTCcatgtgaaaacactactatttaggtttttcccaccgacatCTAGTGAAAATAGCCATTGAATATTTTTCTGTAAAAAATTTCAATGGGAAAATAGTGATATTTTATATAGTAGTGAGCCATTTGTTAAGAGCTAGCTGAtgtaaggctgcatgcatggacGGAATTAGGAGGCGCAATGAGGTTCATCCGAGTCCTTTTTGTTcgaaaattacactatatatataaagtagagatttctttttctatttttttaatgTACATCTAGTAGATGTTAAATTCTCTTCGCTTTTTCGTGTGTTTACTTCTATATATTTTAAATCTTCTAAATAAGCATTCTGACTCTGCCACTTACATGCAGGTTATATTATTCCTACTATCGACTGGTGCTGCTGCTGGATTAGGACTTACTGTGGAATTTAACAGAGTTACGCATAAAGAAATTATCTCTGACAAACAAAAATTTATCAACATGGCAAATGCTTCTGCTAGCTTGCTTCTTCTTGGATCTATTTCCTCTTTTATATCCTCTGTCGTTTCCTCTCTTAATCTTCCAAAGAGATGTTAATATGACAATGTTGCTTGGATTCTCTAAAATGTATTGCACTCGTCTCGGATTTTTTAAAGTTGCATAGCTTTTGAAGGATTCACTCCACACCGATGATATATTTGAAGAGTTCGAGCAACACAAAAGATTAGGAACACACAAACATCAAACATTTGGACCATGCTAGCTAATGCAATTCACAATATGTTttctttttttccaaattttgattattgttttcttgttgaaAAGCAATTGATGATAAGATATGAATAAATTGCATGTCTGAGAATGGCGTGTCATGTTTATGAATTACCGATAGCGTGGATTTTTTTTATACTATCATTGTAATTTTACCTGTTATAACAAGTTATTTACTTTATTTTGtagctgctttttttttttttaattcatttttttgaCTAATTGAGCGATCGAAGATGTTAAGTaaagtgtttgatgtgttttaatttttgtattgtcaatttatagttgattttgttgtttttttagTTCAATTTTTGACTTATTAAGCGATGGAAGATGTTTATGATTTTGATTTTTGACATGTTTTTAGTTTTCCGATTGTTAAATTTCTAGctgattttgttatttttttagtTCAATTTTTGACTAATTAAGCGATCGAAGATGTTTTCGACATCATTGAAGAAAAGTGCTTAATATGTTCATTAAAAAGCtgatattttataattttatgcttttgatatgtttTTAATTATCCGATTGTTAATTTTGTAGCTTATTTTGTTGTTTTTTAGCTCAATTTTTGACTGATTAGGACGATCTAAGATGTTAATAAGTTAGACTAGGGAAAAATATGTAGGACAGTTTTTATTTTGATTCAGGTGATTTTTGATTTATCTTGTTTGTTTGTTGTCAATTTGTAGCTTAATTTGTATGTGTGTGATTCCAATTAAGACGATCCGAGTGTTTGATATTCTGTAATGTTCCTATTGTTAATTTGTAGCTGATTTTGTCGCTCTTTTTAGTTCAAATTTTGACTAAGTTAAGCGATGGAAGATGTTTTCGAGGTCACCGAAGAAAAGCAACAATCTCTGTATTTTTGAACTGTTGATTTATAATTTTATGGATTTGATACGTTTTAAATTTTCCTGTTAATTTTGTAGCTGATTTTGTTGTTCTTTCTAGTTCAATTTTGACTTAGTTAAGTGATCGAAGATGTTTTTGAGGGCACTGAATAAGACTGCTTGATATGTTGTAATATTGTAGCTGATTTTGTCGTTTTTTAGTTCAATTTTTGACTAAATTGAGGGATTGATGTTTTTGATGGCATTGAAGGAGAGTGCTTGATATGTTTTAAATTTCCTGTTGTTAATTTATACTAGCTAATTTTGTTGttcttttaatttaattttttactAATTAAGCGATCGAAGATGTTTTTGAGCGCACCGAGGAAGAGTGCTTGATATGTTGTAACTTTTCTGTAGCTAATTTTTAGCTGACAAGTTTTCTAGGTTCAATTTTTGACTAATTAAGCGATCAAAGATGCTTGGGAGGGCACTGAAGAAGAGTGCTAGATATGTTGCAATTTTGCTATTGttaattttgttggttttttttttcagTTCAATTTTGATTAAATCAGGCGATCGAAGATGTTTGGGAGGGCACCGAAGAAGAGTGACAACACGAAGTACTATGAGATCTTAGGTGTTCCTAAGACTGCTGCACCGGAAGATCTTAAAAAAGCTTACCGTAAAGCTGCTATTAAGAATCATCCTGATAAGGGAGGTGATCCTGAACAGGTAaagcttttattttttttattttaaatctgTTTTTAACTGAGCTGACCCAGCATATAAGCAGTGGGTGTGCATGCATTAAATCTCTTGAACTCAAATTtactgaaaaaaatgaaatatgtatgcttatgtgtgtgtgtgtgtgtatgttgaGAAGTGCAGTAATCATGCTGAAATACTGGGTTTGCTTCAGTTTCTCAGTTGCATAAATTAATTGCATGGGTCTTGTGGGGTTTATCTGTATAGGTTGTCTCATTTTTCTATCATTTTTGTTTGTACAAGTGGAGGTGATCCTTAAAAGGTACTGCTACTTTTGCTGTTCTTAATGGAGCTGATCCAGCATATAAGCAGTGGCTGCACGGGAACTTAAATCTCCCACAactcaaaatttcagaaaaactTGAAATTGTATAATGTGCCCCTCTCTTTGTGTGTGCGCGTTACGAAGTGCAGTCATTGTGTTTGAATACTAGGGTTACCTCAGCTGATCAAGTATATAAGCAGTGGGTGTACTTGCACTAATCAATATAACGCAGAATTACAGAAAAATTGAAATATGTAAACGTGTGTGTTAAGAAGTGCAGCCATCATGTTTAAATACTGGGTTTGTCTCAGCTGATCAAACATATAAGCAGTGGGTGTATGTGCACTAGATCTCTCAAACTCAAATTTACAGAAAAAATTGAAATaatacgtgtgtgtgtgtgtgtgtgcagcCATGGTGTTTAAGTACATGTTTCTCATTGTGCAATTGCTTTGTTTGTGTATCTTTTAGACAAATGGGTATTTTGGATTTTTTGTTGTAGCTTACTTCTAGATCCGTCAttgttttatttgtagattttcgTTAAGCTTAGGAGAGCGATTCCTGGTGGTAAAATTGAAAGGAGAATTTAATTCTGTCACTTGCCATAAATTAAGGTGACCAACTAGTTTGGGATATGTTAGAACCTTAATATCCATTGGGCATGGTTGCTTGATAGTGGCCGTAAATTAAGCTATCTCTTGgaggaaatggtagatttttagATCTAATTTTGCTGCTTAGCACAAATAGGAGGCGTTGAATGTATTGGTGTTAGGGTTCTTTGTTGTGTAGTTGACTTCCTCAGTTCAGCAAGAATTATGATGTTAAAGACACTTCAATTGTCTTTTAGTGGGATTTCACAGATATTACATGATGTTCTGAATATACACCATGAGGTGTTTCAAATCGGAGTTAATCTTCTAACTGGCCTGATGCTTTCTTCTGACTGGCCTGACGCTTTCTTAATGTCACATTATTTACTGTGGTGGTAGTATTGATTATTTTTCATAGTTGAGTGATAATGGTGTCAATTACTGTGTAGTGTTGTCAATGAATTAGCTCcattttttttggtttatttcaGTTTAAAGAGCTTGCTCAAGCTTATGAGGTTTTGAGTGATCCCGAGAAGCGTGATATATATGATCAGTATGGTGAAGATGCTCTCAAGGAAGGAATGGGCGGTGGAGGTGGTGGACACGACCCATTTGACATTTTCTCGTCTTTCTTTGGTGGCGGTGGCAGTCCATTTGGTGGTATGTTTCTATGCCTGTTTGTTTGAAGTTGAACTTGTTGATTCCTTTTCATGCTGATTTCAGTATCCGATATCCTTTATTTGATATCCAGGTGGTGGAAGCAGCAGAGGAAGAAGGCAAAGAAGAGGAGAGGATGTTGTCCACCTTCTCAAAGTTTCTCTGGAGGATCTGTACAATGGAACATCAAAGAAGCTATCACTGTCTCGCAGTGTATTGTGCTCAAAATGCAAGGGGTAAGTTTAGGATGTTATTAGTTATGTTTCGGTAGGGGTATCAAATGGGCAGGTTGGGCAGGATTTTGGCGGGGTGGAGTTAATAATTTGGGGGTCAAAATGGGTTGAGTTAATAAATGGGTGGGTCATTAGTTACTTGGGCTGTAATAGGTTGGGCT
Encoded proteins:
- the LOC132640122 gene encoding CASP-like protein PIMP1, which translates into the protein MDQNQTPSTTTMDQTSTTTMNQNQTSSTSAVSPMMVGLKPLMKPLAIRAITFIFLFVSLIVIATDSFETSETLETLDEYDFTLNVKANVKSSDFSAYRYMISADAIGMAYTLLIVWLTISHVKSGSPIDSGLAYFEFYSDKVILFLLSTGAAAGLGLTVEFNRVTHKEIISDKQKFINMANASASLLLLGSISSFISSVVSSLNLPKRC
- the LOC132640120 gene encoding dnaJ protein homolog 2-like: MFGRAPKKSDNTKYYEILGVPKTAAPEDLKKAYRKAAIKNHPDKGGDPEQFKELAQAYEVLSDPEKRDIYDQYGEDALKEGMGGGGGGHDPFDIFSSFFGGGGSPFGGGGSSRGRRQRRGEDVVHLLKVSLEDLYNGTSKKLSLSRSVLCSKCKGKGSKSGASMKCSGCQGSGMKVTIRQLGPSMIQQMQHPCNECKGTGETINDKDRCGQCKGEKVVQEKKVLEVHVEKGMQNGQKITFPGEADEAPDTVTGDIVFVLQQKEHPKFK